Part of the Deltaproteobacteria bacterium genome is shown below.
TCCAGGATCCGATCAACGGCGGCAACTTCTGCTCGCACAGCTGCGACGCGTCGAACCCGAGCACGTGCGAGGCGGGCTTCGGTTGCCGCGCGTCGCAGGCGATCGCGGGCGCGAGCGCGGCGTGCTTCCCCGGCGACGGCGACTTCTCGCCCAACATCGGCGACCCGTGCGGCGCGGACACCGACTGCCACGGCGCCAACGCGATGTGCATCACCGGCTGGTCGGGCGGCTACTGCAGCCAGTACTGCGACTCGTCGACGTGCCCCACGGGAGATGTCTGCGCGCAGCTCGACGCGCAGCACTTCTATTGCACCTCGGCGTGCACCACCTACGCGGGCGGCTGCCGCGCGGGCTACGCCTGCTTCGGCTACGACACCGGCGGCGACGGCTTCTGCATCCCCGCCTGCGCGCAAGACGCCGACTGCGGCGGCACCGATCTCTGCCTCGCCGACGGCATCTGCTACCCGCCCGGCAACGCCGGCAGCTACGTGGGCCACGCGTGCCTCTCGAGCACCGACTGCCCCACCGGCGATTTCTGCATCCCCGCGTCGGACTCGAGCGGCCACAGCACCGGCTGGCCCGGCGGCTACTGCGCGGCCCCGTGCGGCGCCGGCCAGGACGCGAACCGCCCCTGCGGCGCGGGCGCGACGTGCGTGATCGCCGGCGCCGAGGGCCAGGCCTACTGCCTCCAGAACTGTGACGCCCAGGGCGGCTGCCGCCAGGGCTACACCTGCGTGGTCAAGCCCGACGCGAGCCACACCGAGCAGCAAGTCTGCGCGCCAGGCTGCGCGTCCGACAGCGATTGCGCCGTGGGCGAGCGCTGCACCGGCGGCGCCTGCGTGGATCCGAACGGCGGCAGCACCGGGAGCTGCACGCTCTGCGGCGACGGCGGCATCACCCAGACCACCACCGGCAGCGGCAGCACCGGCTCCAGCTCGCCGCCTCCGGCCACGCCGTCCGGCTGCGGTTGCGGCGCCGGTGGATCCGTGGATCTCATGGCTCTCGGCGTGCTGATGTGCTTGCTCGGCGCGCGTCGGAGACGGGCATGGTGACCGAAGTCCAGGAGCGCCAGAAGGCCGACTTCTCCCTCGCCTACGTGGTGAAGGCGCTGCATCAGGTGCGCGCGATCTCTCTCGAGCAAGCCAAGGAGCTCATCAGCCGCGAGGCGCTGCTCCACGCGCGCGTGCTCAAGGAGAACGGCGGCGACGAGCAGAAGTACGAGGTCTCGCCCATCGAGCTGGTGGCCGCACACCACATCCCCATCTCGGATCGGCCCGGCGAGTATCTGGATCAGGATCGGATCTCGACGATCGTTGCCCAGGCGTCGGGGCTGCCGTACCACAAGATCGATCCCCTGCGGCTCGACATGCCGCTCATCACCCGCGTGCTCAGCCGGCCCTTCGCGATTCGCCACGCGCTGCTCCCGCTCTCGTTGCAAGGCGACGTGCTGAACCTCGCCGTCGCCAACCCCTTCGACCACGAGCTGTTCGCGGAGGTGAGCCGGCTGACGTCGAAGCGGATCCGGCCGTTCCTCACCGCCAAGCTCGACATCCTCCAGGCGCTCCAGGACACGCACGGGTTCAAGAACACCGTGGCCCGCGCCGTCGACGAGGCGGTGAACGATCCCGGCGTCGCCAACTTCGAGCAGCTGGTCGTCCTCAACGAGCAGAGCGAGCTGCAGGCCGAGGACAAGCCGGTGGTGAACGCGGTGGAGTACCTGCTGCGTTACGCGTTCGATCAGCGCGCCAGCGACATCCACCTCGAGCCCAAGCGCGACCAGACGGTGCTGCGCCTGCGCATCGACGGCGTGCTGCACCCGGTCTTCAACCTGCCGCGCGCCGTGCACGCGCCCATCGCCGCGCGCCTGAAGATGCTCTCGCGCATGGACATCAGCGAGAAGCGCCGCCCCCAGGACGGCCGCATCAAGACCCAGCGCGACGGCACCGAGATCGAGCTTCGCGTCTCCACGCTGCCCACCGCCTTCGGCGAGAAGATGGTGCTGCGCATCTTCGATCCGGAGAAGATGACCACGCTCGATCAGCTCGGCTTCGAGTCGCACGAGCAGAAGCTCTTCGAGAACTGGATCGCCAACCCGCACGGCTTGATCCTCGTCACCGGCCCCACCGGCAGCGGCAAGACGACGACGCTCTATGCCGCGCTGCGCGCGCTCGCCGGCCAGGACGTGAACGTCACCACCATCGAAGATCCCATCGAGATGGTGTGGGACGGCTTCAACCAGGTGCAGGTGCAGCCCAAGCTCGATCTCGACTTCGCCGCCGCGCTCCGCCACATCCTCCGCCAGGATCCCGACATCATCATGGTGGGCGAGATCCGCGATGGCGAGACAGCGTCCAACGCGATCCAGTGCGCGCTCACCGGCCACCTGGTGCTCTCCACGCTGCACACCAACGACTCCGTGGGCGCGGTGGCGCGCATGCGCGACCTCGGCATTCCCAGCTTCCTGCTCGCGTCGAGCTTGCTGGGCGTGATGGCCCAGCGCCTGGTGCGCACGGTCTGCCCTGCTTGCGCGCAACCCATCAACCTCACCGCCGAGCAGGTGCAGCTGTTGGCCACACCCATGCCGCTCATGCCCGAGGGCCCGCGCTTCATGCAGGGCAAGGGCTGCGTGAAGTGCCGCGAGACGGGCTACCGCGGGCGCTCCGGCGTGTTCGAGATGTTCCACGTGAGCCGCGAGGTGCGCGAGCTCATCTCCAGCGGCGCCGAGGGCGGCGCCATCGAGTCCATGGCGCGCAACCAGGGCATGCGCAGGCTCCGCGAAGCCGCCGTCCACAAGCTGGCCCAGGGCATCACCTCGTTCGAAGAGGTGATCCGCATGACCGCCGACAGCTAGAGTGGCCGACCTCTTCTGATCCGGATCCAACCGTGAGAATTGCCGCCATCGTCTTTGCGCTGTCGCTCGTTGCCTGCGGCCCGCTCGACGAAACCGCCAGCCCGAACGACACGGTCACGGCGACCGCGCCCATCATCAACGGGCACACGGACACGACCGACACCAACGTCGCCTCGCTCCTGGTCGGCTATCCCGACGGCTCCGGCTACCTCTGCTCGGGCTCCATCATCGGCCCCTACACGTTCCTCACCGCGGGCCACTGCACCAACAAGTTCAATCCGCTCACCGACGTCGGCTTCATCGTGCTGAACAACAACTCCGATCGCGGCCTCCAGGACGCCTTCTACCCGGATGGCGGCTTCAACTCGATCGACGGCGGCGCGGTGGAGGTGCGGTTCCTCATCGCCAACCCGGACTTCCGGCAGCAGACCGGCAACCAGGACTGGAACGACATCGGGCTGGGCTTCACCAGTCAGCCCATGCCCGGGCCGTACCTTCCGCTGAACCGCTACCCGCTCGATCGGCTGCCGCTCTACGGCGCGCCGGTGACGGAGGTGGGCTTTGGCGAGACCTCGCCCGACGGCGGCGGCGTGGGCACGCGGCGCGAGGTGACCAAGTACGACGTGAAGGTGCGCTCGGCGGGCGAGCTCACCTCGGGCGCGCAGGCCGGCCTCACCTGCGAGGGCGACTCGGGCGGCCCTGCGCTGTTCAAGACGCCCGACGGCTTGATGTCGGTCATCGGCACCACCTCGCGCGGCGATCAGCAGTGCGCGCAGTCGGGCATCGACACCCGCGTGGACGCGTACCTCGACTTCATCCGCATCAACATGGTCGACGCCGGCGATCCGCCGAGCTGCGGCGCCGACGGCCGCTGCGGCTTCAACTGCACCGCGCCGGATCCGGACTGCCCCTGCGCCCCCGACGGCTTCTGCACCAGCGCCTGCACCACGCCCGAGGCCGATCCGGACTGCCCCCAGAGCTGCCTCTACAACGGCGGCTCGTGCGCCGTGCAGCAGGGCACCACCACCGGCTCCACGGGCTCCCCGTCGGCGGCCGATGCCGGCTCGAAGAAGGGCGGCGGCTGCAGCACCGCCAGCGGATCCGACCTGATCTGGCCGCTCGCGCTCGTCTTCGGCGCGGTGGCGCTCAGCCGGTCACGCCGATGGACAGGTGGCTCGCGCCGCCGGTGAGCTCGAGCTCGTAGCGGTCGGTTGCGCTCTCGAAGCCGCTGGAGCTCAAGCGGGTGACGCCGCCCACGGCGCCGAGGTGCTGGTCGTCGAAGCTGATGTGGCTGGCGCCGCCGTGCACCTGGATGCGCATGGCCGAGCCCTTGGGGCGGGTGAGCTGCAGGTGGCTGGCGCCGCCGGTGATGCGCACCTGCACCACGCCGTGCGGCGCGGGCAGCGCGATCTCCACCGCGCTTGCGCCCCCGCGGACGTTGAGTGACGTGAGCCGCAAGTCCTCCAGCGCCGCGCGCACCTTGCTGATGCCGCCGGTGAGCTCGATGTCCCAGGGGACGGCCGAGTTGAGGTCCACCTCGGCGGCGACCTTGCGGAAGTCGAGGAACGCGAACATCGGGTAGCTCATGTGCACCGTGCCGCCGGAGACGGTGATCTCCGGCCGACGCCCGGTGAAGCGCGCCTGGTAGAGATGGTCGTTGTCCGCGCCGCCGCCGAGGGTGAGCCGCGAGGCGCCCGAGGTGAGCCGGAACACGCCGCGCTTGGCGTCGCCGATGGGGGCCGAGTCGGGGCCTTCGCTCGAGCTGGCCGGAGCGCCGTCCTGGCGCAGGCGCGTGGTCTCCGCGGCCATGATCGCCGCGGCCCGGGTCACGAACTCCACCACCAGCTCGAGCTGCGCCTCGTCGTAGCCCGCGGTGACCTCTTTCATCGCCTGCCGCAGCGGCTCCAGGAGCTCGTGAATCCGTGGCGCCGGCTCCTGCAGCGACTCCACGAGCACGTGCCGCCGATCGCCGGGATCCTTCAAGCGCCGCAGCCAGCCCGCCTTCTCCAACCGATCGAGGACGCCGGTCACCGCGCCGGTGGTGAGCCCGGTGAGCTCCGCCAGGCGGCCCGCAGGCATGGGCCCGTTGCCCGCAAGCAGGCTCGAGGCCTTGAAGTCGGTGAGGCTCACCCCGAGGCGATCTGCGAGGGCCTGGCTGTAGAGGACGTCGCGGTCCGAGAGGGCCCGCATGGCCCCCATCAGCTTCAGCAGGAGCTCGGCTCTTTGGCGAGAAGCGGTTGACATGGTCGCGGAACAAGCTTAGACAAGCGATGTCTTAGTTGCTAAGATATTCGAATCGAGAGCCGCTGGGCAACCTACCCGAAGCCAGCGGAGGCAGCCAGGCAGGGAAGCAACGTTCGAGTTGTCCGCCGATGCACCGGCGAATATCTTAACGCCCGTTCATTTATCAGGCTTCCGGGCCTGGGGCGTCACACGGCGTCGAAAATACCGGGGCCCCAAGGCCCAACGAGGTTCCGCACCATGGCGTCCATCGTCTCGCTGCGAAACGTGGTCAAGGACTACTACCTGGGCAAGGTGGTGGTTCACGCGCTCCGCGACATCAGCCTCGATGTGGAGCAGGGCGAGTTCCTCTCCATCGCGGGGCCTTCGGGCTCGGGCAAGACCACGCTGCTCAACCTCATCGGCTGCGTGGACACGCCCACCGGCGGCGTGGTGACGGTGAACGGCCAGGACACCTCGAAGCTCACCGAGCGCCAGCTCACCGATCTCCGGCTGCACAGCCTGGGCTTCATCTTCCAGAGCTTCAACCTGGTGACCGTGCTCTCCGTGTTCCAGAACGTGGAGTTCCCGCTGCTGCTCCAGGGTGGCCTCTCCGCCGGCGAGCGAAAGCAGCGCGTGGAGGCGTTGCTCGGGCAGGTGGGCCTCTCCGACCAGATCCACAAGCGCCCCAACGAGCTCTCCGGCGGTCAGCGCCAGCGCGTGGCCGTGGCGCGCGCGCTGGTGACCCGGCCCAAGATCGTGCTCGCCGACGAGCCCACCGCGAACCTCGACTCCACCACCGGCCAGAACATCATCGACCTGATGAAGGAGCTGAACCGCAAAGAGGGCACCACCTTCATCTTCTCCACCCACGACCCGAAGGTGATGTCGCACGCCAGCGCGGTGGTGCGCGTGGCCGACGGCCAGCTCGCCGAGGGCGGCAAGACGTCGGGGACCGCCGCCGCTGCTGCCGCCGGTGCGCACTAGGAGCCACCCATGAAAGTGCTCTTCATGCTCCTCGGCGGGATCGCCGGGCTGGCGGCGGTCGCCGCGCTGCTCACGGTGATCATCTTCTCCGCGTACATGTTCTGGCAGGTGGCCTGGAACACGGTCAGCCGCCCCGCGCAGCTGCCGATCGTCATTCGCATCGCCTTCCGCAACCTCTTCGCCAGCAAGCTCAAGACCATCATCATCGGCAGCATCATCGGCGGCGGCGCGGTGCTCATCGTGGTGGGCACCTCGTTCATCGGCTCGATGTCGGACGGCATGAGCCGCTCGGTCATCGGCGCGGCGGCCGGTGACGCGCAGCTCTACCAGCCCAAGTACGGCGACGGCGGCGGCGACGAGCTCGCCATCTGGGGCGGCGGCATGTCCGAGCCCGAGCTCGGCGTGATCCCCGACTTCGACAAGCTGCAGAGCGCGATCTCCAAGGTGGACAACGTGAAGGCCGTGGTGCCCATGGGCATCGCCGGCGCGATGGTCACCTCGGGCAACACCATCGATCTGGCGCTCGGCGACCTGCGCGAGGCCGAGAACAAGAAGAAGGCCGGCGACGCCAGCGTGCAGGGCCGCATCGACGCGCAGAAGGCGCACATCCGCCACATCATCGACGTGCTCAAGGGCGACCAGAAGAACCGCGCCGAGGTCTCCAGCGAGACGCGCGGCACCACGCAGGAAGAGGTCGACGCGGTGAACACCGCCTCCGACGACAAGTTCTGGAACGACTTCGAGTCGGATCCGTTCGGCAAGCTCGAGTACCTGGAGAACAAGATCGCGCCCCAGGCCGCCGACGCCGATCTGCTCTACCTCCGCTACATCGGCACCGACCTGGAGCAGTTCACCAAGTCGTTCGACCGCATGGAGATCGTGGATGGCACCGCGGTGCCCAAGGGCCAGCGCGGCTTCCTGATGGCGAAGAACTTCTACGAAAACATGGTGAAGCTGAAGAGCGCGCACCGGCTCGACACCATCAAGGACGCCATCGAGATCAAGAAGCAGAAGATCTCCGAGCAGGAAGACCTGCAGCGCCTGGTGAAGGAGAACACCACCCAGACGCGCGAGATCGCGCTCCAGCTCGACGACTTGAAGGCCAAGGAGATGATCGCCCGGCTGCGAAAGGCCACGGGCTCGCAGGAGACGCAGCTGGAGAAGCTGCTCTCGATCTTCTTCGACACCAACGACGCGAACTTCATGCAGCGCTACGACGCCTTCTACAAGGACCTCGCGCCGCTGCTGGAGCTGTACCGCATCCGCGTGGGCGACACGCTCACCATCAAGGCGTACACCAAGAGCGGCTACCCGAAGAGCGTGAACCTCAAGGTCTACGGAACGTTCCAGTTCAACGGCCTGGAGAAGAGCGCGCTGGCCGGCTCACTCAGCCTGATGGACCTCTCCAGCTTCCGCGATCTCTACGGCTTCATGACCGCCGCCAACATCGCCGAGTCGAAGGCGATCCAGGCGCAGTCGGGCATGAAGGTCGTCGACCGCGCCCACGCCGAGGAAGATCTCTTCGGCGGCGGTGACGCGGCGGCCGAGGCTCCGGACGCGGGTGCTCCCAAGGTCGTCGAGGCCGTGGCCAAGGCGGATCCCACCGCCGCGGCCGACGCGCCCTCGGGCCGCGCGATCCTCAACGCCGCCATCTTCTTCAAAGATCCTTCGAAGACCCGGACGACCTTGCCGCTGCTGGAGAAGGCCGCGAGCGACGCCGGCATCCGCGTGAAGGCCGTGTCCTGGCAGGACGCCTCGGGCTTCATCGGCAAGCTGGTGCTCTTGTTCTGGGCGGTGTTCGCCTTCGCGGCGCTCTTCATCGGCTTCGTGGCCGCGCTGGTGGTCTGCACCGCGCTGCTCACCGCGACGCTCGAGCGCGTGCGCGAGTTCGGCACCCTGCGGGCCATCGGCGCGCAGAAGCCGCTCATCCTCAGCACCGTGGTGGTGGAGGCGATGGTGATGGGCATCGTCTTCGGCGGACTGGGCGCCATCCTCGGGGCGATCATCGTCACCGCGGTGCACAGCCACGGCATCGCCGCCTCGGCCGACATCATGTACTTCCTCTTCTCGGGCCCGCGCTTCACGCCGGTGCTCAGCGTGCCGAGCATGGTCTTCGCCGTGTTCGCCATGTTCATCATCAGCGGGTTCGCCAGCCTCATCCCGGCGTTCCTGGCCATGCGCGTCTCGCCGGTTCGCGCCATGCAGGCGGAGGACTGACCGTGAACGACTTCCTCACCGACGTACAGATTGGCGGCCGCAACCTTCGCCAGCACTGGCTCCGCTCGGCGCTGCTCGGCGTGGGCCTGATGTTCGTGACCCTGCTGGTGACGACGCTGTGGGGCACGCTCACCAGCATGCGCGAGTCGATGCTCAAGAGCGCCACCACCTTGATGAGCGGCCACGTGAACGTGGGCGGCTTCTTCAAGGTCACCGCGGGCCAGAGCGGCCCGCTGGTCACGCACTACCAGGACGTGGTGAAGGCGGTTCAGACCGCCATCCCCGAGGACCTGGACTACACCGCCGTGCGCGGTCGCGGCTGGGCCAAGCTCATCTCCGACACCGCGTCGATGCAGACCGGCGTGGGCGGCATCGACATCGACAAGGAGCCGGGCTTCAAGAAGGTGATCCAGGTCGAGAGCGGCAAGCTCGAGGATCTGGCGCAGCCCAACTCCATCCTCATCTTCCACGACCAGGCCGAGAAGCTGGGCGTGAAGGTGGGCGACGCGCTGACGTTCTCTGCGCCCACCAACCGCGGCGTGAACAACACCGTGGACGTGCACGTGGTGGCCATCGCCGAGAACGTGGGCCTGCTCTCGGGCTTCAACACCTACGTGCCCTCGGGGACCCTGCGGAAGCTCTACGACCTGCGCGACGACGCTGCGGGCGTCATCTACGTCTATTTGAAAGACGTGAAGCGCGCGCCGGAGGTGGCCGCGCGCCTGCGCAACGCCCTCGAGAAGGACGGCTACCGGGTGATGGATCCGGATCCCCGCGCGTTCTGGCAGAAGTTCGAGGTGGTGAACCGCGAGGACTGGACCGGTCAGAAGCTCGACGTCACCACCTGGGACGAAGAGGTGAGCTTCCTCAACTGGATCCTCACCGGCTTCGGCTTCATCTCCGGCCTGCTCAGCTTCGTGCTGCTGGTGATCGTGCTCGTCGGCGTGGGCAACATCATGTGGATCGCGGTGCGCGAGCGCACCCGCGAGGTGGGCACGCTGCGCGCCATCGGCATGCAGCGCGGCCGCGTGCTGCGGATGTTCCTCACCGAGGCGGTGGTGCTGGGCTTCGCCTCCGGCGCTGCCGGCGGGCTACTCGGGCTGCTGGTGGCCGCGGGCGTGAACCAGGCCCAGGTGACGCTGCCGCCCTTCGCCCGGCTCTTCCTGCTCAACGACCACCTGGAGCTGGCCATGCGCGTGGGCCCGGTGGTGGCGATCGTGGCCTTCATCACCGCGCTGACCACGGTGGCCTCGGCCTATCCCGCCTACCGCGCCGCCAAGCTCACGCCAGTCACGGCCATGGGCCACGCGGGCTAACCATACATCCTTGTTAATGAACTGGAGGGTTTCATGCGGAACCTGATCTTCGCCCTGGTGCTCTGCACCGCCGCGCCTGCGCTGGCCGCGCCGCTCGACGATGCGGCCATGCTCAATCTCTTGAAGGACATCGACCACCGGCAGGCCGAGAACGGCGACTACCGGAGCACGGTCTTCATCATCCAGAAGGAGACCGACAAGCCCGACGTGGCCCAGCAAGCGGTGGTCTACCGCCGCGAAGAGGGCCAGAAGCTGATGATCACCTTCGAGCAGCCCAAGGAGATGACCGGCCAGGGCTACCTGCGCATCGAGCACAACCTCTGGTTCTACGACCCGAGCGTGGGCAAGTGGGAGCGCCGCACCGAGCGCGAGAAGATCGGCGGCACCAACTCCCGGCGCGAGGACTTCGACGAGAGCAAGCTCGCCGAGGAGTACACCCCCTCGTTCGTGGGCGAGGAGCAGGTGGGCAAGTACAAGGCCTGGCACGTGAAGCTGTCGGCCAAGCCCAATATCGACGTGGCCTTCCCGGTGGTGGAGCTCTGGGTGGACGAGGCCACCGGCAACATCCTCAAGCGCTACGAGTACGCGCTCTCCGGCCGCCTCATGCGCCGCCTGCTCTACCCCTCCTGGGACAAGCTCTACTCCGACAGCAAGAAGGGCGACGTCTGGTTCCCCAAGCAGATCTTCATCTTCGACGAGGTGGAGAAGGCCAACCAGACCCAGATCACCATCAAGGACGTGGACCTCCACCCGCTGGAGGCCAACCTCTTCACCAAGGCGTACCTGGAGTCGAAGAGCCGCTAGCCGGCCGCTCCAATCTGGATATGTCTCGACATATCTAGATACTTCAGCGGGGTCTGGGAGGGTGTGATGCGCTGGACACTGCTCGTCCTGGCGGGGCTGGCCCTGCCGGCTGTGGCGCAGGCTCAGGTCGACGAGAACGCGCTCTTTGGCGGCGCCCCGGCGCCGGTTGCGGTCGACGCCGGCGGAGCGCCGCCGGTCACCACCACCGGCAACACCGACGCCGGCCTGCCGGTGATGAGCCCCGACGAGAAGCAGCTCTTCGACCAGCCCAACGGCCAGGTCGGCAATGCAGCGCCACCCGACGCCGGTCCGCCCGCGCCACCGCAGAACCCGGAGCAGGCCGGCGAGAGCGCGGCCTTTGGTGGGCCGGGCCAGGTGCTGCCCACCGCGCGCGAGGTGGCGCCCTCCAACCCGCTCACCATTGGCGGCACGCTCTTTCTGCGCGCGCAGCTCACCGGCTATCAGGACCAGCCGCCCAAGAGCTGGGGCTGGGACGAGCCCAACTTGATGGACGTGTACCTCGATGCACGGCCCAACTCGCGCGTGCGCGCGCTGGCGGTGGGCCGGCTCACCTACGACCCCGCAGTGGATCCGAACGCCATCTCCTTCGGCGGCACCAAGCAGAACCAGGTGAACACCTACCTGGATCAGCTCTGGATCAACTTCGACATCCTCCGCGAGGTCTTCGTCACCGCGGGCAAGCAGCACGTGAAGTGGGGCACCGGCCACATCTGGAACCCCACCGACTTCCTGCAGCCCGTGAAGCTCAACCCCCTCGACATCATCGACCAGCGCACCGGCGTGACGCTCGTGAAGGCGCACGTGCCCTGGGAGTCGCGGGGGTGGAACTTCTACGGCTTCGGCGTCTTCGAGGGGCCGCAGGTGGTGAACACGCTGAGCCAGGTGGGCGGCGCGCTGCGGGCGCAAGTGGTGCTCGGCGATGCCGAGCTCAGCTTCTCGGGCCTCTTTCAGCACGGCCGCAAGCCGCGGCTCGGCGCCGACATCTCCACCGGGCTGGGTCCTTTTGACGTGTACGCGGAGGCTGGCTTCCACGGCGCGGAGCAGTCGCAGCTCGTCGCCGGCCTCGGCGGCAACGACGGGCAGCTCTGTGTCTCCCCGTCGAGCCTGGGCTTGACCGGCACCGATCTCCCTCGGTGCGTGCTCTTGCCCTACAGCTACCAGACGCAGACCGGGATCCTGCCCCAGGTGAGCGCCGGCGGGACCTGGCAGGTGAACCTGAACGACCGCGACGCGCTCACCGTCGGCCTGGAAGGCTTCTACAACCAGGCCGGCACCAACGACGCGACGACGTACCCGGTGCTGGTGCTCACGGGCAACTTCGTGCCGTTCTACGTGGGCAAGTGGTACGGCGCGGTCTACGGGACGGCGTCGATGCCGCGCGGCACGGTGGTGCACAGCCTGAGCACCACCACGCTGGGCAACCTCTCCGACGAGAGCTTCGTCAGCCGGCTCGACTACAACGTCACCATCCTCACCCACCTCGGCCTCGACCTGTACGGCGACGTCCACTACGGCACCCAGGGCGGCGAGTTCCGCTTCGGCATCAACACCACCGCGGTCCCCACGGGCACCGGCCAGATCCAGCAGGTCCGGGTGCCCACGCCGACGTTCGACGCGGGCGTTTCCTTGCGCGTTTCGATGTAGATATGTCGAGATATGTCTTGTTCGGGTTGCTGCTCCTGGGTTGCGCGCACGCGACGCCGGCGCCGGTGGCCGCGCCCGAGACGCCCGCGCGGCTCTGGTTCGGCGGCGACGTGAACCTGGGCCCGGGCGGGAACCACGCGCTCGATGGCCTGGCCCCGTCGACGCGTGACCTGGGCGTGGGCGTGGTGAACCTCGAAGGGCCCGTCGCGTCGCAGCTGCCTTCGGGGCCGGGGCTCAAGCTCTGGAACGCGCCGAGTGCGCTGGCTGAGCTCGCCCCGCTGGGCGTGCGCGCGGTGGGGATTGCCAACAACCACGCGGCCGACAGCGGATCCGACGGCTCCGAGAAGACCGCCTCGTCCGTTCGCGCGGCAGGCTTCGCGCCGTTTGGTGGACCGGCTGGCCCCACGGTGCTGACGCTCGGCGGGCATCGGGTCGTGCTCAGCGCGCACGACCTGGAGCATGGCGTGCCTGCCCACCTGGCCGACGAGCTTCGTGCCGCGCGCGCGCAGGGCGATACGCTCATCGCCACATTTCACGTCACGGGGCCCGAGAGCTACTTGCCGCGGCCGGAGCTGAAGCAGGCAGTGAACATCGCGCTCGCCGCGGGGGCGCGCGTGGTGATCTCGCACGGGAGCCACGCCATCGGTCCGCTCGAGCGGCGCGGCGATGCGGTGATCGTCTGGGGCCTGGGCAATGTGTGCTTCGCGTGCGATTGCACCCAGGAGAGCGACGCCATCCTGGTGGCGCTCGATCTCGCCGCCTCGCCCATCGGCGTGCAGGTGCTGCCCATCGACGCCGGGCTGCGCTCCGGGCCGGCGCGGCCGTCGAAGGACCCGTCGGGGATCTTCGATCTGCTCGAGGCCGTGGGCACGCCCAAGCTCACGCGCGCCGGCGCCCGCGCCAGCCTGCCCTGATTGGCTTCGTCTTCGGGAACGCCCGGACCGGGCGAGGTGAGGTCATCACCCGCCGAAGTGGATCACCTCGTGATCCACGTTGTCGGGGAGCGGGCCGCCCAGATCATCCTC
Proteins encoded:
- a CDS encoding matrixin family metalloprotease, whose amino-acid sequence is MKLRYVAICLILAVPLRARADTLYWLGAKLPNGATYPDGGGDPMQYWVDETQGTPGGLPVATIEQQTIASYGLWQAVDCAYIGFSFQGAITDPSQLGQHDDRKNVMDGFVNSYTDPRYADDLGDGIAVGVALTYKQNGIILGCDTEFNAQDYTYSDGIPATGEDFLSLANHENGHCLGLDHDPNDFNSVMYPTEVVGDLRRTLDPHDIDNVCQLYPETGSIGSPCSGSSCGGSLSCIQDPINGGNFCSHSCDASNPSTCEAGFGCRASQAIAGASAACFPGDGDFSPNIGDPCGADTDCHGANAMCITGWSGGYCSQYCDSSTCPTGDVCAQLDAQHFYCTSACTTYAGGCRAGYACFGYDTGGDGFCIPACAQDADCGGTDLCLADGICYPPGNAGSYVGHACLSSTDCPTGDFCIPASDSSGHSTGWPGGYCAAPCGAGQDANRPCGAGATCVIAGAEGQAYCLQNCDAQGGCRQGYTCVVKPDASHTEQQVCAPGCASDSDCAVGERCTGGACVDPNGGSTGSCTLCGDGGITQTTTGSGSTGSSSPPPATPSGCGCGAGGSVDLMALGVLMCLLGARRRRAW
- a CDS encoding type II/IV secretion system protein, with protein sequence MVTEVQERQKADFSLAYVVKALHQVRAISLEQAKELISREALLHARVLKENGGDEQKYEVSPIELVAAHHIPISDRPGEYLDQDRISTIVAQASGLPYHKIDPLRLDMPLITRVLSRPFAIRHALLPLSLQGDVLNLAVANPFDHELFAEVSRLTSKRIRPFLTAKLDILQALQDTHGFKNTVARAVDEAVNDPGVANFEQLVVLNEQSELQAEDKPVVNAVEYLLRYAFDQRASDIHLEPKRDQTVLRLRIDGVLHPVFNLPRAVHAPIAARLKMLSRMDISEKRRPQDGRIKTQRDGTEIELRVSTLPTAFGEKMVLRIFDPEKMTTLDQLGFESHEQKLFENWIANPHGLILVTGPTGSGKTTTLYAALRALAGQDVNVTTIEDPIEMVWDGFNQVQVQPKLDLDFAAALRHILRQDPDIIMVGEIRDGETASNAIQCALTGHLVLSTLHTNDSVGAVARMRDLGIPSFLLASSLLGVMAQRLVRTVCPACAQPINLTAEQVQLLATPMPLMPEGPRFMQGKGCVKCRETGYRGRSGVFEMFHVSREVRELISSGAEGGAIESMARNQGMRRLREAAVHKLAQGITSFEEVIRMTADS
- a CDS encoding trypsin-like serine protease, whose translation is MRIAAIVFALSLVACGPLDETASPNDTVTATAPIINGHTDTTDTNVASLLVGYPDGSGYLCSGSIIGPYTFLTAGHCTNKFNPLTDVGFIVLNNNSDRGLQDAFYPDGGFNSIDGGAVEVRFLIANPDFRQQTGNQDWNDIGLGFTSQPMPGPYLPLNRYPLDRLPLYGAPVTEVGFGETSPDGGGVGTRREVTKYDVKVRSAGELTSGAQAGLTCEGDSGGPALFKTPDGLMSVIGTTSRGDQQCAQSGIDTRVDAYLDFIRINMVDAGDPPSCGADGRCGFNCTAPDPDCPCAPDGFCTSACTTPEADPDCPQSCLYNGGSCAVQQGTTTGSTGSPSAADAGSKKGGGCSTASGSDLIWPLALVFGAVALSRSRRWTGGSRRR
- a CDS encoding MarR family transcriptional regulator, with translation MRALSDRDVLYSQALADRLGVSLTDFKASSLLAGNGPMPAGRLAELTGLTTGAVTGVLDRLEKAGWLRRLKDPGDRRHVLVESLQEPAPRIHELLEPLRQAMKEVTAGYDEAQLELVVEFVTRAAAIMAAETTRLRQDGAPASSSEGPDSAPIGDAKRGVFRLTSGASRLTLGGGADNDHLYQARFTGRRPEITVSGGTVHMSYPMFAFLDFRKVAAEVDLNSAVPWDIELTGGISKVRAALEDLRLTSLNVRGGASAVEIALPAPHGVVQVRITGGASHLQLTRPKGSAMRIQVHGGASHISFDDQHLGAVGGVTRLSSSGFESATDRYELELTGGASHLSIGVTG
- a CDS encoding ABC transporter ATP-binding protein; the encoded protein is MASIVSLRNVVKDYYLGKVVVHALRDISLDVEQGEFLSIAGPSGSGKTTLLNLIGCVDTPTGGVVTVNGQDTSKLTERQLTDLRLHSLGFIFQSFNLVTVLSVFQNVEFPLLLQGGLSAGERKQRVEALLGQVGLSDQIHKRPNELSGGQRQRVAVARALVTRPKIVLADEPTANLDSTTGQNIIDLMKELNRKEGTTFIFSTHDPKVMSHASAVVRVADGQLAEGGKTSGTAAAAAAGAH